The Panicum virgatum strain AP13 chromosome 5K, P.virgatum_v5, whole genome shotgun sequence genome has a window encoding:
- the LOC120708137 gene encoding uncharacterized protein LOC120708137 translates to MASKAKLGELMWEHRVQGAALVALVAATAVSISALGPRLGAVLSFFWPLLVSTGFFLVAVAVLLRISPPPAGADESGKELIDFVAGCRPEHLVPDAAAVAAVEAPPEPEI, encoded by the coding sequence ATGGCGTCCAAGGCGAAGCTCGGCGAGCTAATGTGGGAGCACCGGGTCCAGGGCGCGGCCCTGGTGGCGCTCGTGGCCGCGACCGCCGTCTCGATCTCCGCGCTCGGGCCGAGGCTCGGCGCCGTGCTGTCCTTCTTCTGGCCGCTGCTCGTCTCCACGGGGTTCTTCCTCGTGGCCGTCGCCGTGCTGCTCCGGATCTCGCCCCCGCCCGCGGGCGCCGACGAGTCCGGCAAGGAGCTCATCGACTTCGTCGCCGGGTGCCGCCCGGAGCACCTCGTCCCGGACGCCGCGGCCGTGGCCGCAGTGGaggcgccgccggagccggagatCTAA
- the LOC120708138 gene encoding uncharacterized protein C9orf85 homolog, whose product MSKRQGPPKHQNRYAWKPNLGQKINETEPGGRFRPLSEITGVCQRCRDQIDWKRRYGKYKPIVEPAKCQKCGKRAVRQAYHNVCRDCSKDLGICAKCCTRVNELVGRDANEEDSERKALEEAIRGARERERRTLLRIMNKGKGGDSGSSVPKIADRSREGDLFPAASLDEYAEQAREQDDSDEEAGDFVED is encoded by the exons ATGTCGAAGCGGCAGGGACCCCCCAAGCACCAGAACCGCTACGCGTGGAAGCCGAACCTCGGCCAGAAGATCAACGAGACC GAGCCTGGGGGCAGGTTCCGGCCTCTGTCGGAGATCACCGGCGTCTGCCAGCGGTGCCGGGACCAAATCGACTGGAAGCGCAG ATACGGCAAGTACAAGCCAATTGTTGAGCCTGCAAAGTG CCAGAAGTGCGGAAAGCGAGCTGTCCGTCAGGCGTACCATAATGTCTGCAGAG ATTGTTCCAAGGACCTCGGCATATGTGCCAAGTGCTGCACTCGTGTCAACGAGCTTGTTGGAAG GGATGCAAATGAAGAGGATAGTGAACGCAAGGCACTAGAAGAG GCTATCAGAGGTGCTAGGGAAAGAGAAAGACGCACCCTTCTTCGCATT ATGAACAAAGGCAAGGGTGGGGACAGTGGCTCGTCAGTCCCAAAGATTGCTGACAGAAGTCGAGAAGGTGACCTTTTTCCTGCTGCGTCACTTGATGAATACGCAGAACAAGCTAGAGAGCAAGACGATTCTGATGAAGAGGCCGGGGACTTTGTAGAAGATTAG
- the LOC120708139 gene encoding RHOMBOID-like protein 12, mitochondrial yields the protein MRRRLLQFQSLVAQHALRGVPKPRPQLQPHHHRLLLHFPSAPSPAPPSPSAHLLWNRLSGDTASALLPRSAAAVAASARTAASRWLAASCSAGSLDLFSLQQRREDQRSGRQFASTIFLQGAPWAYAYWTQSPDEVVLTLVGVNVAVFMLWRVADPGFMWRHFMISLDNFKSGRLHTLLTNAISHFESDHLISNMIGLYFFGTSIARTFGPAFLLKLYVAGALTGSAFFLLEKAFLAPRKQDGRDTSRAPALGASAAVNATILLQIFLNPNGLVYLYFLIPIPAAFMGAALIGTDLYRVKKGKGRISGSAHLGGALVAALVWARIKGWI from the exons ATGAGGAGGAGGCTGCTGCAGTTCCAGTCCCTTGTCGCGCAGCACGCCCTCCGCGGGGTCCCAAAACCCAGACCCCAGCTCCaaccccaccaccaccgcctcctcctccacttcCCCTCGGCTCCGTCACCCGCACCCCCCTCCCCGTCGGCTCACCTCCTATGGAATCGCCTCTCCGGGGACACCGCTTCCGCCCTCCTCCcgaggagcgcggcggccgtCGCAGCGTCCGCGCGGACCGCTGCTTCCCGGTGGTTGGCCGCCTCCTGCAGCGCCGGCTCCCTCGATCTCTTCTCGCTGCAGCAGCGACGGGAGGACCAGCGGTCGGGGCGGCAATTCGCGTCGACCATCTTTCTCCAAGGCGCGCCCTG GGCGTACGCGTACTGGACGCAGTCCCCCGACGAGGTGGTGTTGACACTCGTCGGCGTGAATGTGGCTGTCTTCATGCTCTGGCGTGTGGCTGATCCGGGGTTCATGTGGAGGCATTTCATG ATTTCGCTGGACAATTTCAAAAGCGGACGGTTGCACACCTTGCTCACTAATGCTATCAGCCACTTTGAATCGGATCACCTGATCTCCAATATGATTGGCCTCTACTTCTTTGGGACAAGT ATTGCGAGGACGTTTGGTCCGGCTTTTCTGTTGAAGTTGTATGTAGCTGGAGCACTTACTGGATCGGCATTCTTCTTGCTAGAGAAGGCTTTTCTAGCTCCAAGGAAACAG GATGGAAGGGATACTTCAAGAGCTCCTGCACTT GGTGCCAGTGCTGCAGTCAATGCAACTATCCTCCTTCAGATTTTTCTGAATCCCAACGGGCTGGTCTATCTTTACTTCCTAATTCCTATCCCAGCTGCATTTATG GGGGCTGCTTTGATTGGTACTGATTTGTATAGGGTCAAGAAG GGTAAGGGCCGTATATCAGGTTCAGCTCATTTGGGTGGTGCCCTTGTTGCTGCTCTTGTGTGGGCTCGAATTAAAGGCTGGATCTGA
- the LOC120708140 gene encoding transcription factor PCF5-like, which translates to MIHSSNLQQAAAAADEELARKNAAVATSRQWSAQTESRIVRVSRVFGGKDRHSKVKTVKGLRDRRVRLSVPTAIQLYDLQDRLGLNQPSKVVDWLLNAARHEIDKLPPLQFPPQDLMVGHLAPPMPLAHEEKFAHIAAAAALTSDGAKPGQQGDVDMDGSGAGGGHHLGRFPGGYHRFMGLNNAFGMVSGAMAPYNSYTGEAWNNSSSVHDGGGGGGGGGSQQVAAAAAAHHSPFPSLLSLAPAPHQLVFYSSEADQQFQVDNLGSQSLSLSSARAYHDQAS; encoded by the coding sequence ATGATACACAGCAGCAACctgcagcaggcggcggcggcggcggacgaggagCTCGCCCGGAAGAACGCCGCCGTGGCGACGTCGCGGCAATGGTCGGCGCAGACGGAGTCGCGCATCGTGCGCGTCTCCCGCGTCTTCGGCGGCAAGGACCGGCACAGCAAGGTGAAGACCGTCAAGGGGCTGCGCGACCGGCGGGTGCGCCTCTCCGTGCCGACGGCGATCCAGCTCTACGACCTGCAGGACCGCCTCGGCCTTAACCAGCCCAGCAAGGTCGTCGACTGGCTCCTCAACGCCGCGCGCCACGAGATCGACAAGCTGCCGCCGCTCCAGTTCCCGCCGCAGGACCTCATGGTAGGCCACCTGGCGCCCCCCATGCCGCTGGCGCACGAGGAGAAGTTCGCCCAcatcgccgcggccgcggcgctcaCGAGCGACGGCGCCAAGCCCGGCCAGCAGGGCGACGTCGACATGGACGGgagcggagccggcggcggccaccactTGGGGAGGTTCCCCGGCGGCTACCACCGGTTCATGGGGCTGAACAACGCGTTCGGCATGGTCAGTGGCGCAATGGCGCCGTATAACAGCTACACCGGAGAGGCATGGAATAACAGCAGCAGCGTgcatgacggcggcggcggcggcggcggcggcggctcgcagcAGGTGGcagccgctgcggcggcgcacCACTCGCCGTTCCCGTCGTTGCTCTCCCTGGCTCCAGCGCCGCATCAGCTGGTATTCTACTCCTCGGAAGCTGATCAGCAGTTCCAGGTGGATAACCTTGGCTCGCAAAGCCTGTCCCTGAGCTCGGCAAGGGCTTACCATGATCAGGCTAGCTAG